From Tachypleus tridentatus isolate NWPU-2018 chromosome 8, ASM421037v1, whole genome shotgun sequence, a single genomic window includes:
- the LOC143222695 gene encoding L-xylulose reductase-like isoform X4 yields MEISFVGKKALVTGASQGIGQAIAKKLVECQAEVIAVSKTKAHLDVLKAELPSIKTVCVDLSNWEATEEALKDIGPVDLLVNNAGVSRCQSLGDITADAIDMTFSVNVKAVINVTQIVSGIMKKQGRGGSIVNISSQAGMVALLDHCVYCSTKGALDQLTRCMALELGPYQIRVNSVSPTVVMTEMAKVAWSDPVKVSEMKAKIPLGRFCEPEHVVYPVLYLLSDKADMITGAILPVDGGYTAC; encoded by the exons ATGGAGATTTCATTTGTTGGAAAGAAAGCACTTGTTACTGGAGCAAGCCAAG GAATTGGTCAAGCTATAGCTAAAAAACTTGTGGAATGTCAAGCAGAAGTGATAGCTGTGAGTAAGACTAAAGCCCACCTGGATGTCTTAAAGGCTGAA CTACCTTCTATCAAAACTGTCTGTGTGGATTTATCCAATTGGGAAGCTACTGAGGAAGCATTAAAAGACATTGGTCCAGTGGATCTTTTGGTCAATAATGCTGGAGTATCAAGATGCCAGTCTCTGGGAGACATCACTGCTGATGCCATAGACAT gacATTTTCAGTCAATGTAAAAGCAGTAATTAATGTAACTCAG ATTGTCAGTGGAATCATGAAGAAACAAGGAAGAGGAGGATCAATAGTAAACATTTCAAGCCAGGCTGGAATGGTTGCTCTCTTGGATCACTGTGTGTATTGTTCGACTAAAGGAGCTTTAGACCAACTCACTCGTTGTATGGCTCTGGAACTTGGGCCTTATCAA ATTAGGGTTAACTCAGTCAGTCCAACTGTTGTGATGACTGAAATGGCTAAGGTTGCCTGGAGTGATCCAGTGAAAGTTTCTGAAATGAAGGCTAAGATACCTTTAGGTCGTTTCTGTg AACCAGAACATGTTGTTTATCCTGTTCTGTATCTGCTGAGTGACAAGGCTGACATGATCACTGGAGCCATTCTTCCAGTTGATGGTGGATACACAGCATGTTAA
- the LOC143222695 gene encoding L-xylulose reductase-like isoform X1 — protein sequence MLAYNIVHILRRKGKSITVDFPERLKDKMEISFVGKKALVTGASQGIGQAIAKKLVECQAEVIAVSKTKAHLDVLKAELPSIKTVCVDLSNWEATEEALKDIGPVDLLVNNAGVSRCQSLGDITADAIDMTFSVNVKAVINVTQIVSGIMKKQGRGGSIVNISSQAGMVALLDHCVYCSTKGALDQLTRCMALELGPYQIRVNSVSPTVVMTEMAKVAWSDPVKVSEMKAKIPLGRFCEPEHVVYPVLYLLSDKADMITGAILPVDGGYTAC from the exons ATGTTAGCGTATAATATAGTACATATACTACGTAGAAAAGGAAAATCAATAACGGTTGATTTCCCAGAACGTTTAAAag ATAAGATGGAGATTTCATTTGTTGGAAAGAAAGCACTTGTTACTGGAGCAAGCCAAG GAATTGGTCAAGCTATAGCTAAAAAACTTGTGGAATGTCAAGCAGAAGTGATAGCTGTGAGTAAGACTAAAGCCCACCTGGATGTCTTAAAGGCTGAA CTACCTTCTATCAAAACTGTCTGTGTGGATTTATCCAATTGGGAAGCTACTGAGGAAGCATTAAAAGACATTGGTCCAGTGGATCTTTTGGTCAATAATGCTGGAGTATCAAGATGCCAGTCTCTGGGAGACATCACTGCTGATGCCATAGACAT gacATTTTCAGTCAATGTAAAAGCAGTAATTAATGTAACTCAG ATTGTCAGTGGAATCATGAAGAAACAAGGAAGAGGAGGATCAATAGTAAACATTTCAAGCCAGGCTGGAATGGTTGCTCTCTTGGATCACTGTGTGTATTGTTCGACTAAAGGAGCTTTAGACCAACTCACTCGTTGTATGGCTCTGGAACTTGGGCCTTATCAA ATTAGGGTTAACTCAGTCAGTCCAACTGTTGTGATGACTGAAATGGCTAAGGTTGCCTGGAGTGATCCAGTGAAAGTTTCTGAAATGAAGGCTAAGATACCTTTAGGTCGTTTCTGTg AACCAGAACATGTTGTTTATCCTGTTCTGTATCTGCTGAGTGACAAGGCTGACATGATCACTGGAGCCATTCTTCCAGTTGATGGTGGATACACAGCATGTTAA
- the LOC143222695 gene encoding L-xylulose reductase-like isoform X5 has protein sequence MLAYNIVHILRRKGKSITVDFPERLKDKMEISFVGKKALVTGASQGIGQAIAKKLVECQAEVIAVSKTKAHLDVLKAELPSIKTVCVDLSNWEATEEALKDIGPVDLLVNNAGVSRCQSLGDITADAIDMTFSVNVKAVINVTQIVSGIMKKQGRGGSIVNISSQAGMVALLDHCVYCSTKGALDQLTRCMALELGPYQNQNMLFILFCIC, from the exons ATGTTAGCGTATAATATAGTACATATACTACGTAGAAAAGGAAAATCAATAACGGTTGATTTCCCAGAACGTTTAAAag ATAAGATGGAGATTTCATTTGTTGGAAAGAAAGCACTTGTTACTGGAGCAAGCCAAG GAATTGGTCAAGCTATAGCTAAAAAACTTGTGGAATGTCAAGCAGAAGTGATAGCTGTGAGTAAGACTAAAGCCCACCTGGATGTCTTAAAGGCTGAA CTACCTTCTATCAAAACTGTCTGTGTGGATTTATCCAATTGGGAAGCTACTGAGGAAGCATTAAAAGACATTGGTCCAGTGGATCTTTTGGTCAATAATGCTGGAGTATCAAGATGCCAGTCTCTGGGAGACATCACTGCTGATGCCATAGACAT gacATTTTCAGTCAATGTAAAAGCAGTAATTAATGTAACTCAG ATTGTCAGTGGAATCATGAAGAAACAAGGAAGAGGAGGATCAATAGTAAACATTTCAAGCCAGGCTGGAATGGTTGCTCTCTTGGATCACTGTGTGTATTGTTCGACTAAAGGAGCTTTAGACCAACTCACTCGTTGTATGGCTCTGGAACTTGGGCCTTATCAA AACCAGAACATGTTGTTTATCCTGTTCTGTATCTGCTGA
- the LOC143222695 gene encoding L-xylulose reductase-like isoform X2: MHDHYWSWSPLARPVTLDKMEISFVGKKALVTGASQGIGQAIAKKLVECQAEVIAVSKTKAHLDVLKAELPSIKTVCVDLSNWEATEEALKDIGPVDLLVNNAGVSRCQSLGDITADAIDMTFSVNVKAVINVTQIVSGIMKKQGRGGSIVNISSQAGMVALLDHCVYCSTKGALDQLTRCMALELGPYQIRVNSVSPTVVMTEMAKVAWSDPVKVSEMKAKIPLGRFCEPEHVVYPVLYLLSDKADMITGAILPVDGGYTAC; the protein is encoded by the exons ATGCATGATCACTACTGGAGTTGGTCACCTCTGGCCAGGCCTGTTACATTAG ATAAGATGGAGATTTCATTTGTTGGAAAGAAAGCACTTGTTACTGGAGCAAGCCAAG GAATTGGTCAAGCTATAGCTAAAAAACTTGTGGAATGTCAAGCAGAAGTGATAGCTGTGAGTAAGACTAAAGCCCACCTGGATGTCTTAAAGGCTGAA CTACCTTCTATCAAAACTGTCTGTGTGGATTTATCCAATTGGGAAGCTACTGAGGAAGCATTAAAAGACATTGGTCCAGTGGATCTTTTGGTCAATAATGCTGGAGTATCAAGATGCCAGTCTCTGGGAGACATCACTGCTGATGCCATAGACAT gacATTTTCAGTCAATGTAAAAGCAGTAATTAATGTAACTCAG ATTGTCAGTGGAATCATGAAGAAACAAGGAAGAGGAGGATCAATAGTAAACATTTCAAGCCAGGCTGGAATGGTTGCTCTCTTGGATCACTGTGTGTATTGTTCGACTAAAGGAGCTTTAGACCAACTCACTCGTTGTATGGCTCTGGAACTTGGGCCTTATCAA ATTAGGGTTAACTCAGTCAGTCCAACTGTTGTGATGACTGAAATGGCTAAGGTTGCCTGGAGTGATCCAGTGAAAGTTTCTGAAATGAAGGCTAAGATACCTTTAGGTCGTTTCTGTg AACCAGAACATGTTGTTTATCCTGTTCTGTATCTGCTGAGTGACAAGGCTGACATGATCACTGGAGCCATTCTTCCAGTTGATGGTGGATACACAGCATGTTAA
- the LOC143222695 gene encoding L-xylulose reductase-like isoform X3, with the protein MIYRKLDKMEISFVGKKALVTGASQGIGQAIAKKLVECQAEVIAVSKTKAHLDVLKAELPSIKTVCVDLSNWEATEEALKDIGPVDLLVNNAGVSRCQSLGDITADAIDMTFSVNVKAVINVTQIVSGIMKKQGRGGSIVNISSQAGMVALLDHCVYCSTKGALDQLTRCMALELGPYQIRVNSVSPTVVMTEMAKVAWSDPVKVSEMKAKIPLGRFCEPEHVVYPVLYLLSDKADMITGAILPVDGGYTAC; encoded by the exons ATGATTTACAGGAAGTTGG ATAAGATGGAGATTTCATTTGTTGGAAAGAAAGCACTTGTTACTGGAGCAAGCCAAG GAATTGGTCAAGCTATAGCTAAAAAACTTGTGGAATGTCAAGCAGAAGTGATAGCTGTGAGTAAGACTAAAGCCCACCTGGATGTCTTAAAGGCTGAA CTACCTTCTATCAAAACTGTCTGTGTGGATTTATCCAATTGGGAAGCTACTGAGGAAGCATTAAAAGACATTGGTCCAGTGGATCTTTTGGTCAATAATGCTGGAGTATCAAGATGCCAGTCTCTGGGAGACATCACTGCTGATGCCATAGACAT gacATTTTCAGTCAATGTAAAAGCAGTAATTAATGTAACTCAG ATTGTCAGTGGAATCATGAAGAAACAAGGAAGAGGAGGATCAATAGTAAACATTTCAAGCCAGGCTGGAATGGTTGCTCTCTTGGATCACTGTGTGTATTGTTCGACTAAAGGAGCTTTAGACCAACTCACTCGTTGTATGGCTCTGGAACTTGGGCCTTATCAA ATTAGGGTTAACTCAGTCAGTCCAACTGTTGTGATGACTGAAATGGCTAAGGTTGCCTGGAGTGATCCAGTGAAAGTTTCTGAAATGAAGGCTAAGATACCTTTAGGTCGTTTCTGTg AACCAGAACATGTTGTTTATCCTGTTCTGTATCTGCTGAGTGACAAGGCTGACATGATCACTGGAGCCATTCTTCCAGTTGATGGTGGATACACAGCATGTTAA